CGAACGCGACATCGCCATGCACGAGCGGTACGAGTCCGTGCTTGAGCGCGGTCTCAATCGGCGTGGTCGCGAGTTCGACGAGCTGCCCATCGCGACAACGCGCGGACGCAGAGGGTTGCATCGCCACGACGGGAATATCTTCCGCGAGAAATGCATCGGTGACGATGCGCGTGAGCCGCGCCGCCGCCGCGCCGGTTTCCGCGTACGCGCGCCAATCACCTTGCGCGCCGAAACCGGATTTCCGCGCGGCAAAGTGACCGAACGACCCGCTCCCGTGACCGATCAAGAGTTCGAGCGCGGGATTCGATTCGCGCGCGTGTTTCACCTCGCGCGCGATTTGCCGAATCACATCCAGGCGCGCGGTCGCCTCGCGCGTCTTGTCCGTAATCGCCGAGCCGCCTAGCTTAAGAAAGATCACATCACACTCCGTCACTTCGCGAAAATCACAATCACCCGCGCGACGAGATCCCGCCGATTGTTGCCTGGGTCGCCCCAGATCGCCAAGCTGACACCAGGTCGCAGATCGGCAAACGTCGCGGGCGCGCCTTCACTGCCGCGTCGCACCGTCGTCTTGTCCGTCAAGCCAATCGTGCGCGGACCTTGCGCGGTCGTCACCGTCA
The Chloroflexota bacterium genome window above contains:
- a CDS encoding isopentenyl phosphate kinase family protein → MIFLKLGGSAITDKTREATARLDVIRQIAREVKHARESNPALELLIGHGSGSFGHFAARKSGFGAQGDWRAYAETGAAAARLTRIVTDAFLAEDIPVVAMQPSASARCRDGQLVELATTPIETALKHGLVPLVHGDVAFDETRRMSIASTEMIFAYLAPVLKPTRILLAGIVDGVFTADPFEDASAQLIREITPGNFPHIIAQLQGSHGIDVTGGMLAKVQGMVALVEHAPMIRVRIISALREGVIARALMDESFDEGTLIHAV